The Acetomicrobium flavidum genome window below encodes:
- the nhaC gene encoding Na+/H+ antiporter NhaC — MGTKEEPRPSIIDSLVSIGLLVIVMAVCLAVYHTDPHVPLMMGSLFASIIALKVGYKWKDIEMGMMQGITQALQAIVILAIIGVLIGVWIEAGVVPSMIYYGLMIISPKFFLVATLLICSIVSLATGTSWGTMGTMGIALMGIGAGLGIPPAQTGGAIVSGAYFGDKISPLSDTTNLAPAMAGTDIFTHVKHTIKVSAVSYPLSLLIFFLLGMRYSSSNMDMSQIKAIQDALSAQFNINPLLLLPPLIVIICIALKAPAIPGITIGIIAGAIAAFIFQDVNFGNIVNAGYGGYVSQSGNAMIDGLLTAGGLTGMMYSISLTIIAMMFGGIMEKTKQLEVLVNALLKKVKTVGNLVAATAATCITSNMLLPEQYISIVLPGRMYANAYRKMGLHPKNLSRALECAGTVTSPLVPWNTCGAFIKGTLGITPFLYDPYACFNYLTVLTLLVFGYFNITMTRIDEEPETVLQINQLTE; from the coding sequence ATGGGCACGAAGGAAGAGCCTAGACCAAGTATCATCGATTCTTTGGTTTCAATAGGGCTGCTGGTAATTGTGATGGCAGTATGCCTTGCCGTCTACCATACGGATCCCCACGTTCCGCTGATGATGGGATCGCTTTTTGCGAGCATCATCGCCCTAAAAGTCGGATACAAATGGAAGGACATAGAAATGGGCATGATGCAGGGTATTACTCAAGCATTACAAGCGATAGTCATATTGGCAATCATAGGAGTTCTTATAGGAGTTTGGATAGAAGCAGGCGTAGTACCCTCCATGATTTACTATGGACTTATGATAATTTCTCCAAAATTCTTTTTAGTTGCAACTCTATTAATTTGCTCGATAGTATCCCTGGCCACCGGGACGTCATGGGGTACCATGGGCACAATGGGAATTGCACTGATGGGCATTGGGGCCGGGCTTGGAATACCGCCTGCTCAAACTGGCGGTGCCATCGTAAGTGGAGCCTACTTTGGCGACAAAATATCGCCTTTATCGGATACGACTAACTTGGCTCCTGCCATGGCTGGCACCGATATATTTACACATGTCAAACACACAATTAAGGTGAGCGCGGTATCCTATCCTTTGTCTCTTTTGATATTCTTTCTTTTGGGAATGAGGTATTCCTCTTCAAACATGGATATGTCTCAGATAAAGGCTATTCAAGATGCGCTGTCGGCGCAGTTTAACATCAATCCTCTTCTATTGTTGCCCCCGCTCATTGTCATAATCTGCATAGCACTGAAGGCTCCTGCAATCCCAGGGATAACGATCGGCATCATAGCCGGAGCCATAGCAGCATTCATATTTCAGGACGTCAATTTCGGCAACATAGTAAACGCTGGATATGGAGGTTATGTGAGCCAATCAGGCAACGCCATGATAGATGGACTTCTTACTGCCGGAGGGCTCACGGGAATGATGTATTCGATATCCCTTACCATAATAGCAATGATGTTTGGAGGCATAATGGAAAAGACAAAACAACTCGAAGTATTGGTAAATGCTCTTCTCAAAAAAGTTAAGACCGTTGGAAATCTGGTTGCAGCAACTGCAGCTACATGCATAACATCAAACATGCTGTTGCCGGAACAATATATTTCAATAGTCCTGCCTGGTCGCATGTATGCAAATGCCTACAGAAAGATGGGGCTTCATCCCAAAAACCTTTCAAGAGCCCTGGAATGCGCTGGAACCGTAACCTCGCCATTGGTTCCATGGAACACATGCGGTGCTTTCATAAAGGGAACGCTGGGCATAACTCCATTCCTTTATGACCCCTATGCGTGCTTTAACTACCTAACGGTACTGACATTACTCGTTTTCGGTTATTTTAATATAACTATGACCAGAATTGATGAAGAACCTGAAACGGTCCTCCAAATTAACCAATTGACCGAATAA
- the thiS gene encoding sulfur carrier protein ThiS, with protein sequence MIKVNGEEMEWHPGMTVKDILEAKKFIFPMIGVWINDKPIPRDKFETTVVNDGDDVQVIHMISGG encoded by the coding sequence ATGATAAAGGTAAACGGCGAGGAAATGGAGTGGCATCCAGGGATGACCGTCAAGGATATCCTGGAAGCCAAGAAATTTATATTTCCCATGATTGGGGTTTGGATAAACGACAAACCGATTCCTCGCGACAAATTTGAGACTACCGTTGTTAATGACGGCGACGACGTCCAGGTCATCCACATGATAAGCGGCGGGTAA
- a CDS encoding aldehyde ferredoxin oxidoreductase family protein, with amino-acid sequence MDKMRLLARWEYKPVNIYRGYAGRTLYVNISNFSFEERPVSEDMKEKFIGGRGFGLKLLWDAVKDTTKWNDPENEIVISGGPLCGITQYPGSGKCYTVFISPLTEQTYDSNAGGYFGPLLKFSGWDALEIQGKADRDIVVFIDGDNNRVEIYESPFEEVNAVTVTEALHEYFAEDEEDKRNISVVSTGKGAENSYWGCLNMSFYDLRRKTPRLKQAGRGGGGTVFRDKKLAAIVVKKRGIGPSSNNPADLTTLQRVGLKLHKEIRDLDDQQNKMRKVGTPHLNEIMNEYHLLPVHNYKFGQHKDASKIHSKVFERIFTQGIPDGCWYGCSMACAKAADKFELKTGPLKGRKVTVDGPEYETCAGLGSNIGVFDPEWIIEANFYADHYGLDTISLGTGIAFVCECYELGFLNKEITNGLELKFGAKDDIMELIHRMGRGDDEFARIVGLGIHRMKKIFAEKYGAPSDVLENIGMEGQGLEVSEYVPKESVAQWGGYFLTLKGPQHDEAWLIFMDRVNKQLPTFEDKAEALHYFPNFRLWFSLVGLCKLPWNDIEPADNAIKYKGIEAAKVPEHVQNYVDLFNAVTGKKITKEELIIQSERVYNFQRVFQLRLGRGTRKDHNIPLRAIGPVFPDEWEARSDYYDNELKAAGIDPENLSTEEKIKKLQNYRLSQWEQLVDAVYRRRGWNKNGIPTIETLRRLGIDYPEVVEVVKRHLKPEDEWES; translated from the coding sequence ATGGACAAGATGAGGCTCCTCGCAAGATGGGAATACAAACCTGTGAATATTTATAGAGGATACGCCGGAAGGACGCTTTACGTTAACATCAGCAATTTTAGCTTCGAGGAAAGACCCGTATCTGAAGATATGAAGGAAAAGTTCATAGGAGGAAGGGGCTTTGGCCTTAAGCTGCTTTGGGACGCTGTGAAGGATACGACAAAATGGAACGATCCCGAAAATGAAATTGTAATATCAGGGGGACCTTTGTGTGGAATAACCCAGTACCCTGGTTCAGGCAAATGTTATACAGTGTTTATCTCACCATTAACGGAGCAAACATACGATAGCAATGCTGGCGGTTACTTTGGCCCGCTACTTAAATTCTCGGGGTGGGATGCACTGGAAATCCAGGGAAAAGCCGATCGCGACATCGTCGTCTTCATCGATGGAGATAACAATAGAGTTGAGATTTATGAATCGCCCTTTGAAGAAGTAAATGCCGTTACGGTGACCGAAGCCTTGCATGAATATTTCGCGGAAGACGAGGAGGATAAGCGAAACATATCGGTGGTGTCTACCGGCAAGGGCGCAGAAAACAGTTACTGGGGATGTCTTAACATGAGCTTCTACGATCTCCGTCGAAAGACACCTCGTCTAAAACAAGCCGGAAGAGGCGGAGGCGGCACGGTCTTTCGCGACAAAAAATTAGCAGCTATCGTGGTCAAGAAAAGAGGCATTGGGCCCTCGAGCAATAACCCAGCGGACCTAACCACACTTCAACGGGTTGGCCTAAAACTCCACAAGGAGATTCGAGACCTTGATGACCAGCAAAACAAGATGCGCAAGGTTGGTACTCCACATTTAAACGAGATAATGAACGAATATCACCTCCTCCCAGTGCATAACTACAAGTTCGGCCAACACAAGGACGCCTCAAAGATCCACTCAAAGGTCTTTGAACGGATATTCACCCAAGGAATCCCCGATGGATGTTGGTATGGATGCTCCATGGCTTGCGCTAAAGCTGCCGATAAATTCGAGCTCAAAACCGGCCCCCTAAAGGGCAGGAAAGTTACGGTAGATGGACCTGAGTATGAGACCTGTGCCGGTTTAGGTTCCAATATTGGCGTTTTCGATCCCGAATGGATCATCGAGGCCAACTTCTACGCCGATCATTACGGACTGGATACCATATCCTTGGGAACGGGCATAGCTTTCGTGTGCGAATGCTACGAGCTTGGTTTCCTTAACAAGGAAATCACTAACGGACTTGAGTTGAAATTCGGGGCAAAGGATGACATCATGGAGCTAATACACAGGATGGGGCGTGGCGACGACGAGTTTGCCCGCATTGTTGGCCTTGGTATCCACCGGATGAAAAAGATATTTGCCGAAAAGTATGGAGCTCCTAGCGATGTTCTCGAAAACATAGGCATGGAAGGTCAAGGCCTGGAGGTATCGGAATATGTACCAAAGGAATCTGTCGCTCAATGGGGCGGATATTTCCTCACGCTAAAAGGACCGCAACACGACGAGGCCTGGCTGATCTTCATGGACAGAGTGAACAAGCAATTACCCACGTTCGAGGATAAGGCCGAAGCTTTGCATTACTTCCCCAACTTCAGGCTATGGTTTTCTTTGGTGGGCTTGTGCAAACTACCATGGAACGACATTGAGCCAGCCGACAACGCCATCAAATATAAAGGCATTGAAGCTGCCAAGGTGCCTGAACACGTCCAAAATTACGTAGACCTTTTTAACGCCGTGACCGGAAAGAAAATCACCAAGGAAGAGCTGATAATACAATCCGAAAGGGTTTACAACTTCCAGCGGGTCTTTCAGTTAAGGCTAGGCAGGGGGACTCGAAAAGACCACAACATCCCCTTGCGGGCAATAGGGCCGGTGTTTCCCGATGAATGGGAAGCAAGAAGCGACTACTATGACAATGAGCTGAAAGCTGCAGGCATCGACCCCGAAAATCTCTCGACGGAGGAAAAGATCAAAAAGCTGCAAAATTACCGTTTGTCCCAATGGGAGCAGCTCGTCGATGCCGTATACAGGCGCAGAGGGTGGAACAAAAACGGCATACCAACAATCGAGACGTTAAGGCGTTTGGGGATCGACTATCCGGAAGTTGTTGAGGTAGTAAAAAGACACCTTAAGCCCGAGGATGAATGGGAAAGTTAA
- a CDS encoding 4Fe-4S binding protein, with amino-acid sequence MKRLAAYPERCVGCESCMLTCSKTWFKEEDKELSRIRVTQGDSGYVINVCNQCGVCIDTCPTLAIGRDAQGVVRIDESKCVGCLMCAGFCPTESMFTADNKEKPFKCIACGICSKICPPEALVLEQD; translated from the coding sequence ATGAAGCGGCTTGCAGCTTATCCGGAACGATGCGTAGGATGCGAAAGCTGTATGTTAACTTGCTCCAAGACTTGGTTCAAAGAAGAAGATAAGGAGCTGTCCAGAATCAGGGTGACACAGGGCGATTCGGGGTACGTGATTAACGTATGCAACCAATGCGGTGTGTGTATCGATACCTGCCCCACTCTAGCCATAGGTAGAGATGCTCAGGGAGTTGTCAGAATTGACGAGAGCAAGTGCGTAGGATGCCTTATGTGTGCCGGGTTTTGTCCAACGGAAAGCATGTTCACTGCCGATAACAAGGAAAAACCCTTTAAGTGTATAGCCTGCGGCATCTGCAGTAAGATATGTCCGCCAGAGGCACTAGTATTGGAGCAAGATTAG